The following are from one region of the Quercus robur chromosome 1, dhQueRobu3.1, whole genome shotgun sequence genome:
- the LOC126718594 gene encoding beta-glucosidase 24-like isoform X1, with amino-acid sequence MAFQGYPILGLLALLGLLINVIAVTPSYDTTSLNRSSFPRGFIFGTASAAAYQQEGAAKEDGKGPSIWDTYTHRYPGRIKDGSNGDVAVDQYHRYKEDVGIMTEMGLDAYRFSISWSRVLPKGKLCEGVNKEGIKYYNNLINELLANGLQPFVTLFYWDLPQALEDEYGGFLSSHIVDDFRDYAELCFKEFGDRVKHWTTLNDPWSYSLGGYAYGALAPGRCSDWQQLGCIGGDSGTEPYLVSHNHLLAHASAVKVYKQKYQVAQKGIIGITVAVNWMVPFSDARQDKIAARTALDFMYGWFMDPLTNGDYPHSMRCLVGDRLPKFTKEQSKLVNGSFDFLGLNYYTANYAAYQDYSKAENASYITDSQANLSSDRNGIPIGPEAASNWLYVYPTGIRDLLLYTKIKYHNPLIYITENGVDEFNDASLSLEEALEDYHRIDYYYSHLHYLHSAIKDGVNVKGFFAFSLLDKFEWDVGYSVRFGINYVDYKNGLNRHPKLSAHWFKNFLKK; translated from the exons ATGGCATTTCAAGGCTATCCAATCTTAGGCCTCCTAGCTCTTCTTGGCTTATTGATTAATGTCATTGCTGTTACACCAAGCTATGACACTACTTCACTCAATCGGAGTAGTTTTCCaagaggttttatttttgggacagcatcagcagcagcttATCAG CAAGAAGGTGCAGCAAAAGAAGATGGTAAAGGACCAAGTATATGGGACACTTACACTCATAGATAtccag GTAGGATAAAGGATGGTAGCAATGGAGATGTAGCTGTCGATCAATATCATCGGTACAAG GAAGATGTTGGGATTATGACAGAGATGGGTTTAGATGCATACAGATTCTCAATATCATGGTCCCGAGTACTACCAA AAGGAAAACTATGCGAGGGTGTGAACAAAGAAGGAATCAAATACTACAACAACCTAATCAATGAGCTACTAGCCAATG GTCTACAACCCTTTGTGACCCTCTTCTACTGGGATCTTCCTCAGGCATTGGAAGATGAGTATGGTGGTTTTTTAAGCTCTCATATTGT GGATGATTTTCGGGATTATGCTGAGCTTTGCTTTAAGGAATTTGGTGATCGTGTTAAGCATTGGACCACACTAAATGATCCATGGAGCTACAGTCTAGGTGGTTATGCATACGGGGCGTTAGCACCAGGTCGATGTTCTGATTGGCAACAGTTAGGTTGCATCGGTGGAGATTCCGGGACAGAGCCGTATTTGGTGTCACACAATCATCTTCTTGCTCATGCATCCGCTGTCAAAGTGTACAAGCAAAAATATCAG GTAGCACAGAAAGGCATTATAGGTATAACCGTAGCTGTAAACTGGATGGTGCCATTTTCTGATGCGAGGCAAGACAAAATTGCCGCACGAACAGCGCTTGATTTCATGTATGGATG GTTTATGGATCCCCTAACCAATGGTGACTATCCACATAGCATGCGATGTCTAGTTGGCGATCGATTACCCAAATTCACGAAAGAGCAATCTAAGCTAGTAAATGGTTCATTTGATTTTCTAGGGCTAAACTACTATACTGCTAATTATGCAGCCTATCAAGATTACTCCAAAGCTGAAAACGCAAGCTACATAACAGATTCGCAAGCTAATCTTTCTT CTGATCGCAATGGGATCCCCATTGGTCCAGAG GCTGCTTCAAATTGGCTCTATGTCTATCCAACTGGAATTCGAGACCTTCTGTTATACACAAAGATAAAGTATCACAACCCACTAATTTATATTACCGAGAATG GAGTTGATGAGTTCAATGATGCCTCCTTGTCGCTTGAGGAAGCCCTTGAAGACTACCACAGAATTGATTATTACTATAGTCATCTTCACTATCTTCATAGTGCTATCAA ggACGGTGTTAATGTGAAAGGATTCTTTGCGTTTTCATTGTTGGACAAGTTTGAATGGGATGTAGGTTACAGTGTTCGGTTCGGCATCAATTATGTAGACTACAAAAATGGGCTAAACAGACATCCCAAATTGTCCGCCCATTGGTTTAAGAATTTCCTCAAGAAATAG
- the LOC126718594 gene encoding beta-glucosidase 12-like isoform X2: MAFQGYPILGLLALLGLLINVIAVTPSYDTTSLNRSSFPRGFIFGTASAAAYQQEGAAKEDGKGPSIWDTYTHRYPGRIKDGSNGDVAVDQYHRYKEDVGIMTEMGLDAYRFSISWSRVLPSLQPFVTLFYWDLPQALEDEYGGFLSSHIVDDFRDYAELCFKEFGDRVKHWTTLNDPWSYSLGGYAYGALAPGRCSDWQQLGCIGGDSGTEPYLVSHNHLLAHASAVKVYKQKYQVAQKGIIGITVAVNWMVPFSDARQDKIAARTALDFMYGWFMDPLTNGDYPHSMRCLVGDRLPKFTKEQSKLVNGSFDFLGLNYYTANYAAYQDYSKAENASYITDSQANLSSDRNGIPIGPEAASNWLYVYPTGIRDLLLYTKIKYHNPLIYITENGVDEFNDASLSLEEALEDYHRIDYYYSHLHYLHSAIKDGVNVKGFFAFSLLDKFEWDVGYSVRFGINYVDYKNGLNRHPKLSAHWFKNFLKK; encoded by the exons ATGGCATTTCAAGGCTATCCAATCTTAGGCCTCCTAGCTCTTCTTGGCTTATTGATTAATGTCATTGCTGTTACACCAAGCTATGACACTACTTCACTCAATCGGAGTAGTTTTCCaagaggttttatttttgggacagcatcagcagcagcttATCAG CAAGAAGGTGCAGCAAAAGAAGATGGTAAAGGACCAAGTATATGGGACACTTACACTCATAGATAtccag GTAGGATAAAGGATGGTAGCAATGGAGATGTAGCTGTCGATCAATATCATCGGTACAAG GAAGATGTTGGGATTATGACAGAGATGGGTTTAGATGCATACAGATTCTCAATATCATGGTCCCGAGTACTACCAA GTCTACAACCCTTTGTGACCCTCTTCTACTGGGATCTTCCTCAGGCATTGGAAGATGAGTATGGTGGTTTTTTAAGCTCTCATATTGT GGATGATTTTCGGGATTATGCTGAGCTTTGCTTTAAGGAATTTGGTGATCGTGTTAAGCATTGGACCACACTAAATGATCCATGGAGCTACAGTCTAGGTGGTTATGCATACGGGGCGTTAGCACCAGGTCGATGTTCTGATTGGCAACAGTTAGGTTGCATCGGTGGAGATTCCGGGACAGAGCCGTATTTGGTGTCACACAATCATCTTCTTGCTCATGCATCCGCTGTCAAAGTGTACAAGCAAAAATATCAG GTAGCACAGAAAGGCATTATAGGTATAACCGTAGCTGTAAACTGGATGGTGCCATTTTCTGATGCGAGGCAAGACAAAATTGCCGCACGAACAGCGCTTGATTTCATGTATGGATG GTTTATGGATCCCCTAACCAATGGTGACTATCCACATAGCATGCGATGTCTAGTTGGCGATCGATTACCCAAATTCACGAAAGAGCAATCTAAGCTAGTAAATGGTTCATTTGATTTTCTAGGGCTAAACTACTATACTGCTAATTATGCAGCCTATCAAGATTACTCCAAAGCTGAAAACGCAAGCTACATAACAGATTCGCAAGCTAATCTTTCTT CTGATCGCAATGGGATCCCCATTGGTCCAGAG GCTGCTTCAAATTGGCTCTATGTCTATCCAACTGGAATTCGAGACCTTCTGTTATACACAAAGATAAAGTATCACAACCCACTAATTTATATTACCGAGAATG GAGTTGATGAGTTCAATGATGCCTCCTTGTCGCTTGAGGAAGCCCTTGAAGACTACCACAGAATTGATTATTACTATAGTCATCTTCACTATCTTCATAGTGCTATCAA ggACGGTGTTAATGTGAAAGGATTCTTTGCGTTTTCATTGTTGGACAAGTTTGAATGGGATGTAGGTTACAGTGTTCGGTTCGGCATCAATTATGTAGACTACAAAAATGGGCTAAACAGACATCCCAAATTGTCCGCCCATTGGTTTAAGAATTTCCTCAAGAAATAG
- the LOC126718649 gene encoding beta-glucosidase 12-like isoform X2: MASQGYPISGLLVLLGLLTNFITVSSSHESASFNRTSFPKGFIFGTAAAAYQYEGAAKEDGRGPSIWDTYTHRYPERIKDGSSGDVANDQYHYYKKDVRIMTKMNLDAYRFSISWSRVLPKGKLSGGVNREGIEYYNKLINRLLSKGIKPFVTMFHWDLPQALEDEYGGFLSPHIVDDFRDYAELLFKEFGDRVKHWITLNEPFSYSSGGYVGGSFAPGRCSAWLNLNCTSGNSGTEPYLVSHNELLAHAAAVEVYKKKYQAAQRGVIGITIVSHWFVPFSDAKKDQDAALRALDFMLGWFLDPLINGNYPHSMRSLVKDRLPKFTKEQSKLVKGSFDFLGINYYTANYAAYAPQITGDKASYMTDSSANLTTSRNGILIGAPKIAASSWLHVYPRGFRDLLLYIKSKYHNPLIYITENGIDEFNNATLSLKEALVDNQRIEYYDKHLQYLLRAIKDGVNVKGYFAWSLLDNFEWASGYTVRFGINYVDYKNGNKRYPKHSARWFKKFLKK; this comes from the exons ATGGCATCACAAGGCTATCCAATCTCGGGCCTCCTAGTTCTTCTTGGCTTATTGACTAATTTCATTACTGTTTCATCAAGCCATGAATCTGCTTCATTCAACCGTACCAGTTTTCCCAAAGGCTTTATTTTTGGGACAGCAGCAGCGGCTTATCAG TACGAAGGTGCAGCAAAAGAAGATGGTAGAGGACCAAGTATATGGGACACGTACACTCATAGATACCCAg AACGAATAAAGGATGGAAGCAGTGGAGATGTAGCTAACGATCAATATCATTACTACAAG AAAGATGTTCGGATTATGACAAAGATGAATTTAGATGCATACAGATTCTCAATCTCATGGTCTCGAGTACTACCAA AAGGAAAACTAAGTGGTGGTGTGAATCGGGAAGGAATCGAGTATTACAATAAGCTCATCAATAGGCTGCTGAGCAAAG GTATAAAGCCCTTTGTAACAATGTTCCATTGGGATCTTCCCCAAGCCTTAGAAGATGAGTATGGTGGTTTCCTAAGTCCACATATTGT TGATGATTTTCGGGACTATGCGGAACTTTTGTTCAAGGAATTTGGTGATCGGGTAAAGCATTGGATCACACTAAATGAGCCATTCAGCTATAGTAGTGGTGGTTATGTAGGAGGATCGTTTGCGCCAGGTCGATGCTCTGCTTGGCTAAATCTAAATTGTACTAGTGGGAATTCAGGGACAGAGCCATATTTGGTGTCACACAATGAGTTGCTTGCTCATGCAGCCGCTGTTGAAGTGTACAAGAAAAAATATCAG GCAGCGCAGAGAGGAGTGATAGGGATAACAATTGTGAGTCACTGGTTTGTGCCATTCTCTGATGCAAAGAAAGATCAGGATGCTGCGCTACGTGCCCTTGATTTCATGTTGGGATG GTTTTTGGACCCATTGATAAATGGTAACTATCCGCATAGCATGAGGTCTCTCGTTAAAGATAGATTACCCAAGTTCACCAAAGAGCAATCCAAACTGGTAAAGGGGTCATTTGATTTTCTAGGAATAAACTACTATACTGCTAATTATGCAGCTTATGCCCCTCAAATAACTGGTGATAAAGCAAGTTACATGACGGATTCTAGTGCTAATCTTACTA CTTCACGGAATGGAATCCTCATTGGTGCACCG aaaata GCTGCTTCAAGTTGGCTTCATGTTTATCCAAGAGGATTTCGAGATCTTCTGCTCTACATAAAGAGCAAGTACCACAATCCACTAATTTACATTACCGAGAATG GAATTGATGAGTTCAATAATGCCACCTTGTCACTCAAGGAAGCCCTTGTTGACAACCAAAGAATTGAGTATTACGATAAACATCTTCAATATCTTCTTAGGGCTATCAA GGATGGCGTAAATGTTAAGGGATACTTTGCATGGTCATTGTTGGACAATTTTGAGTGGGCCTCAGGTTACACAGTTCGATTTGGAATTAACTATGTAGACTACAAAAATGGGAATAAAAGATACCCTAAGCATTCTGCCCGTTGGTTCAAGAAATTTCTCAAGAAGTAG
- the LOC126718649 gene encoding beta-glucosidase 12-like isoform X1, which yields MASQGYPISGLLVLLGLLTNFITVSSSHESASFNRTSFPKGFIFGTAAAAYQYEGAAKEDGRGPSIWDTYTHRYPERIKDGSSGDVANDQYHYYKKDVRIMTKMNLDAYRFSISWSRVLPKGKLSGGVNREGIEYYNKLINRLLSKGIKPFVTMFHWDLPQALEDEYGGFLSPHIVDDFRDYAELLFKEFGDRVKHWITLNEPFSYSSGGYVGGSFAPGRCSAWLNLNCTSGNSGTEPYLVSHNELLAHAAAVEVYKKKYQAAQRGVIGITIVSHWFVPFSDAKKDQDAALRALDFMLGWFLDPLINGNYPHSMRSLVKDRLPKFTKEQSKLVKGSFDFLGINYYTANYAAYAPQITGDKASYMTDSSANLTTSRNGILIGAPAASSWLHVYPRGFRDLLLYIKSKYHNPLIYITENGIDEFNNATLSLKEALVDNQRIEYYDKHLQYLLRAIKDGVNVKGYFAWSLLDNFEWASGYTVRFGINYVDYKNGNKRYPKHSARWFKKFLKK from the exons ATGGCATCACAAGGCTATCCAATCTCGGGCCTCCTAGTTCTTCTTGGCTTATTGACTAATTTCATTACTGTTTCATCAAGCCATGAATCTGCTTCATTCAACCGTACCAGTTTTCCCAAAGGCTTTATTTTTGGGACAGCAGCAGCGGCTTATCAG TACGAAGGTGCAGCAAAAGAAGATGGTAGAGGACCAAGTATATGGGACACGTACACTCATAGATACCCAg AACGAATAAAGGATGGAAGCAGTGGAGATGTAGCTAACGATCAATATCATTACTACAAG AAAGATGTTCGGATTATGACAAAGATGAATTTAGATGCATACAGATTCTCAATCTCATGGTCTCGAGTACTACCAA AAGGAAAACTAAGTGGTGGTGTGAATCGGGAAGGAATCGAGTATTACAATAAGCTCATCAATAGGCTGCTGAGCAAAG GTATAAAGCCCTTTGTAACAATGTTCCATTGGGATCTTCCCCAAGCCTTAGAAGATGAGTATGGTGGTTTCCTAAGTCCACATATTGT TGATGATTTTCGGGACTATGCGGAACTTTTGTTCAAGGAATTTGGTGATCGGGTAAAGCATTGGATCACACTAAATGAGCCATTCAGCTATAGTAGTGGTGGTTATGTAGGAGGATCGTTTGCGCCAGGTCGATGCTCTGCTTGGCTAAATCTAAATTGTACTAGTGGGAATTCAGGGACAGAGCCATATTTGGTGTCACACAATGAGTTGCTTGCTCATGCAGCCGCTGTTGAAGTGTACAAGAAAAAATATCAG GCAGCGCAGAGAGGAGTGATAGGGATAACAATTGTGAGTCACTGGTTTGTGCCATTCTCTGATGCAAAGAAAGATCAGGATGCTGCGCTACGTGCCCTTGATTTCATGTTGGGATG GTTTTTGGACCCATTGATAAATGGTAACTATCCGCATAGCATGAGGTCTCTCGTTAAAGATAGATTACCCAAGTTCACCAAAGAGCAATCCAAACTGGTAAAGGGGTCATTTGATTTTCTAGGAATAAACTACTATACTGCTAATTATGCAGCTTATGCCCCTCAAATAACTGGTGATAAAGCAAGTTACATGACGGATTCTAGTGCTAATCTTACTA CTTCACGGAATGGAATCCTCATTGGTGCACCG GCTGCTTCAAGTTGGCTTCATGTTTATCCAAGAGGATTTCGAGATCTTCTGCTCTACATAAAGAGCAAGTACCACAATCCACTAATTTACATTACCGAGAATG GAATTGATGAGTTCAATAATGCCACCTTGTCACTCAAGGAAGCCCTTGTTGACAACCAAAGAATTGAGTATTACGATAAACATCTTCAATATCTTCTTAGGGCTATCAA GGATGGCGTAAATGTTAAGGGATACTTTGCATGGTCATTGTTGGACAATTTTGAGTGGGCCTCAGGTTACACAGTTCGATTTGGAATTAACTATGTAGACTACAAAAATGGGAATAAAAGATACCCTAAGCATTCTGCCCGTTGGTTCAAGAAATTTCTCAAGAAGTAG